The genomic DNA CAATCTCTCGGAAATGCCGAAGAAGATCACCGCTAAAGTCGGTTCCTCCAAAGTGAAACTGGTAGCCGCCCGTTCGATGAACGAATACCAGAACGGTACGAATGTCTATTTCTACGATGTTGCCCCGAACCTGAACAAATTCGCCACCAAAGGAAGCGAATTCGAAAAGAAGACAATCACCAAGAACCCTCAGTTGTTAGTAAAACTAGCTCCGACAGACATCAGCATGAACGGAACGGTTATCATCATCGATGGTTACCAATTCGACACGCCCGACACCCACCGCGTTTCTACCGGTTCTTTGGCCGCGCCGATCGCACAGGTGACGGATGGGAACACGGAAGCTTACACACTAAAACCGACTTGGAATAAAGTTCCCGGCGCCGACTTCTATGAAATAGAATTTAACGGCATGCTTTATACGCAGATCAAGAATGCGGAACTGCTGTTCGACAACCTCTCAGCCGAAACAGACTATTCGTTCAAAATTCGCTCAGTCAACAAGGACGGTTATTCAGACTGGTCTACCTTCTCCGTCAAGACCAAATCCAACCCGCTGGAATTTGCTATCAAAGGCATCCGTGGAGAAGTGACAGCCGAAGAACAGGAAGGCTTTGAAATCTCCCGCTTGTTCGACTATGCCGAGTTAGGCGATATGTTCCACACGAAATACCGCAAGAACGCAATGCCGTTCGATATGATCATCGATCTACGCACCATCAACCAACTGGATAAGTTCCATTATCTGTCCCGCCAGGATGGAGGCAACGGAACGATCCTTGCCGGCGACGTGGCCTACAGCATGGATAAGGAAAACTGGACAGCGGTCGACTCGTTCCGCTGGGAACGTAATGGTGACATGAAAGTATTCACTTTCAAGGACCAACCGAAAGCCCGCTACATTAAATTGCATATTACGGAAGGTGTCGGCAACTACGCTTCCGGACGCGAATTATACGTATTCAAGGTTCCGGGCACGGAAAGCTATCTGCCAGGTGACATCAATAACGACAAAAAGATCGACACAAACGACTTGACCTCGTACATGAACTACACAGGGCTACGCCGTGGTGACAGCGATTTCGATTATGTCAGCGCAGGTGATATTAACCGGAACGGTCTGATCGATGCTTACGACATATCGGTCGTGGCAACCCAATTGGAGGACGGCATCGAGAATCCAGGTACGGACCGTGTAGCCGGAACGATCTTCCTTTCCACTCCGAAACAGACGTACAACGCCGGCGAAACAGTCGAAATCACTGTCAAAGGTGACAGTGTCAAAGCTGTCAACGCTTTGAGTTTCGCATTGCCTTACGACCAACAGGATTATGACTTTGTCGGCATCGAACCGGCAAACCTCGGTACGATGGAAAACCTGACATACGACCGCCTGCATACCAGCGGTCAAAAGGCGCTCTATCCTACTTTCGTCAATCTCGGAGACAAACAAGTGCTCGAAGGTTCTGAAGATCTCTTCACCATCAAGCTGAAAACGAAACGCAAAGTTACATTCAACCTGAAAGCAGTCGACGGCATCCTGGTTGATAAGAATCTGAATATGCAGAAGTTCTGAACAATGAATTTCTGATATAAACGAAAGCAGAAAGGCTTCGCCTACCGGACCATTCCGGGGTGAAGCCTTTTTCATTAAGATTATGAATGTTTTCTGCCCCACAGATGTTATCTTTGCAGAAAAAGCGATAGAACCATCGCATGACAAAGCAAACAAATACATTATGTACTCAGATAAAAAAAACATCCTGCAGCTCGTAGCCCTGCTCATCGAGCATAACATCAAGAAAATCGTTTTGTGTCCCGGCAGCCGCAATTCACCTATTGTACATACGATTGCCAATCACCCGTTCTTCTCCTGCTATCCGGTGACAGACGAACGGAGTGCGGCATTCTTCGCGATCGGGCTGGCATTACATGGCGGTAGTCCGGCTGCTGTCTGCTGCACATCGGGCAGTGCATTACTTAATATTCATCCTGCCGTATCGGAAGCCTTCTATCAGCAAGTGCCATTGGTCGTAATCTCAGCAGACCGTCCCGGGGCCTGGATCGGACAAATGGACGGGCAAACGTTTCCTCAACCGGGTGTTTTCGGTTCGCAGGTTAAAAAATCCGTCAACCTGCCGGAGATACATACCGATGAAGACGAATGGTATTGCAATCGTCTTATCAACGAAGCTCTGCTCGAACTGAACCATCATGGGAAAGGACCGGTGCATATCAACGTACCAATCTCGGAACCGTTGTTCCGCTTCACTACGGAGGAATTGCCCAAGGTACGCGTCATCACCCGCTACCAAGGATTAAATGTCTACGACCGTGAATATACTGGGTTGATCGAGCGGCTGAACAACTACAACCGTCGCATGATCGTTGCCGGTCAGATGAACCTGATCTATCTTTTTGAAAAGAAATATTCCAAACTGCTATACAAGCATTTTGCCTGGCTTACCGAGCACACAGGTAACAAGACCATTCCCGGCATCCCGGTAAAGAATTTCGACGCCGCCCTTTACGCCCTGCCAGAAGAAAAATTAGAGAAGATGGTTCCTGACCTGCTGATCACATACGGTGGACATATCGTGTCGAAACGCCTCAAACAATTTCTCCGCAAGCATCCGCCACGCGAACATTGGCATGTTTCGCTTAGCGGAGAAGTAACAGACCTTTACGGTTCCCTGACAACCGTTATCGAGATGGACCCGTTCGAATTTCTCGAAAAAATCGCTTACCTGCTGGAAAACCGGACAACGGAGTTTCCACGCATCTGGGAAAACAACACCCGCGACCTGCCACAACCGGAATTCAGCTATTCGGAAATGGCTGCTATCGGAACATTGATCAAGTCGCTTCCAACACCTGCGGCCTTGCATTTAGGCAACAGTTCAGCCGTACGTTACGCCCAGTTATACACACTCCCAGAAGATGTCGAAGTCTGCTGCAACAGGGGGACGAGCGGCATAGAAGGATCGCTTTCGACTGCCATCGGTTACTCCGTTTGTTCAGACAAACTGAATTTTGTAGTGATCGGCGATTTGAGTTTCTTTTATGATATGAACGCACTTTGGAACAGCAACTTCGGCTGTAACCTACGTATCCTGCTGCTCAATAACGGAGGAGGTGAAATATTCCAAGCACTTCCCGGACTGAAAATGGAGGATAAAACACGCCGTTTCGTGACAGCTACACACAAAACTTCTGCCAAAGGATGGGCCAAAGAAAGAGGATTCTCTTACCTTCCCGTCCATAACGATGAAGAACTGACGAGTGCAATGGCTGTTTTCACCCAGTCCGCCCCCCACAACCAACCAATGTTGATGGAGGTATTCACAGATGCGTCTGAAGATGTACGGCTACTCAAAGAGTATTTCCACCAACTAAAAAAATAAGAACATAACTCATAATTTATAATTCTAAATTCATCTTATGGAAACAAAAAGAGAATGGACAACCATCAAAGAATATGAAGAAATCCTGTTCGATTTCTATAACGGAATTGCCCGCATCACTATCAACCGCGAACGCTATCGCAACGCTTTCACTCCGACAACGACGACGGAGATGAGCGATGCTCTCTATATCTGCCGTGAACGACCGGATATCAATGTTGTCGTGCTGACAGGAGCCGGAGACACGGCTTTCTGTGCTGGAGGTGATATGCATGTGAAAGGTCACGGCGGCTACATCGGTAAAGATGGTGTGGCACGGTTAAATGTACTCGATGTACAAAAGCAAATCCGCTCGATTCCAAAACCGGTGATCGCTGCCGTAAACGGTTTTGCAATCGGTGGCGGGCATGTGTTGCATGTGGTCTGCGACCTGACGATTGCTTCTGAAAACGCAATATTCGGACAGACGGGTCCTCGTGTGGGGAGTTTCGACGCAGGTTTCGGTTCATCCTATTTAGCTCGCATCGTCGGCCAAAAGAAAGCACGTGAAATTTGGTTTCTTTGCCGCAAATACAATGCACAGGAAGCACTCGACATGGGTCTCGTGAACAAGGTCGTACCTTTGGATAAGCTTGAAGACGAATATGTCGGATGGGCCGAAGAAATGATGTTGCTCAGCCCGCTTGCCCTCCGTATGATCAAGGCAGGCCTCAACGCCGAGCTAGACGGTCAAGCCGGAATCCAAGAGTTGGCTGGCGATGCCACCATGCTCTACTACATGACCGACGAAGCCCAGGAAGGTGGCAAAGCTTTCCTTGAAAAACGCCGCCCCCGTTTCGAAGATTATCCGAAATTCCCATAATCCAAAGTCACAATGGCTATGCACTATCACATAGAGATCCGCCCTAAGACCTTGTACTTCAAAAAGCCGGCAGGGACTTCGCGCGGGACCTACACGGAGAGGAAGAGTTGGTATATCTACCTCACCGCAGAAGAAATACCCGGCCGCCAAGGAATAGGCGAATGCGCTCCTCTGCCTAAACTGAGTTGCGACGACGTGCCTGGATATGAAGAAGTTTTGGCCAAGGCTTGCCAAAACTTCACCCGCACAGGCAGAATCGACGTGGACGGACTGCGCGATTATCCATCTATCCTGTTCGGTCTGGAGACTGCTTTCCGCCACTTTGAAGCCGGCTCCTTTGCCTTGTGGAACACTCCTTTCTCGCATGGCGAGGTGGGTATTCCTATCAACGGACTGATCTGGATGGGAAGCTATGAAGAGATGTTGGGACAAGTGACAGACAAGATAGAATCCGGCTTTCGTTGCATCAAGCTGAAAATCGGAGCGATCGACTTCGATAAAGAATTAGAAATCCTTCGTATCATCCGCAAACAATTTTCATCTGATGAAATCGAACTGCGTGTTGATGCCAACGGTGCTTTCTCGCCGAACGAAGCCATGAGAAAACTGAACTGTCTGGCAA from Parabacteroides merdae ATCC 43184 includes the following:
- the menB gene encoding 1,4-dihydroxy-2-naphthoyl-CoA synthase, with the translated sequence METKREWTTIKEYEEILFDFYNGIARITINRERYRNAFTPTTTTEMSDALYICRERPDINVVVLTGAGDTAFCAGGDMHVKGHGGYIGKDGVARLNVLDVQKQIRSIPKPVIAAVNGFAIGGGHVLHVVCDLTIASENAIFGQTGPRVGSFDAGFGSSYLARIVGQKKAREIWFLCRKYNAQEALDMGLVNKVVPLDKLEDEYVGWAEEMMLLSPLALRMIKAGLNAELDGQAGIQELAGDATMLYYMTDEAQEGGKAFLEKRRPRFEDYPKFP
- the menD gene encoding 2-succinyl-5-enolpyruvyl-6-hydroxy-3-cyclohexene-1-carboxylic-acid synthase; this encodes MYSDKKNILQLVALLIEHNIKKIVLCPGSRNSPIVHTIANHPFFSCYPVTDERSAAFFAIGLALHGGSPAAVCCTSGSALLNIHPAVSEAFYQQVPLVVISADRPGAWIGQMDGQTFPQPGVFGSQVKKSVNLPEIHTDEDEWYCNRLINEALLELNHHGKGPVHINVPISEPLFRFTTEELPKVRVITRYQGLNVYDREYTGLIERLNNYNRRMIVAGQMNLIYLFEKKYSKLLYKHFAWLTEHTGNKTIPGIPVKNFDAALYALPEEKLEKMVPDLLITYGGHIVSKRLKQFLRKHPPREHWHVSLSGEVTDLYGSLTTVIEMDPFEFLEKIAYLLENRTTEFPRIWENNTRDLPQPEFSYSEMAAIGTLIKSLPTPAALHLGNSSAVRYAQLYTLPEDVEVCCNRGTSGIEGSLSTAIGYSVCSDKLNFVVIGDLSFFYDMNALWNSNFGCNLRILLLNNGGGEIFQALPGLKMEDKTRRFVTATHKTSAKGWAKERGFSYLPVHNDEELTSAMAVFTQSAPHNQPMLMEVFTDASEDVRLLKEYFHQLKK
- a CDS encoding o-succinylbenzoate synthase; this encodes MAMHYHIEIRPKTLYFKKPAGTSRGTYTERKSWYIYLTAEEIPGRQGIGECAPLPKLSCDDVPGYEEVLAKACQNFTRTGRIDVDGLRDYPSILFGLETAFRHFEAGSFALWNTPFSHGEVGIPINGLIWMGSYEEMLGQVTDKIESGFRCIKLKIGAIDFDKELEILRIIRKQFSSDEIELRVDANGAFSPNEAMRKLNCLAKLDLHSIEQPIRAGQWEDMALLAASSPVPIALDEELIGYNTPEKKKELLSFINPQYIILKPSLHGGLYGCSEWIKEAQDRQIGWWITSALESNVGLNAIAQWCATFDNPLPQGLGTGGLFTNNIDLPLSINNGQLIIDNGQQTIDK